Within the Echinicola sp. 20G genome, the region TTGTGATGCTCCGCCAGCCAAAATCTGCTATAACCTAAACCTTCTACATGTATCGCTAAATCTTGACTTCTGTCAAATGCATCTCTCGCGTCATACCCTTCTCTAATTATTGCTAAATCTAGAACGGAAAAATCCGTTTGGTTAAGCTTCTTGCCCATTTTTATCTTTACTTTTCTAAACTTACTTTCCAACGGTTTTGATCGAATATTCGTTCTATAATTATGATTTTATTGGAATAAAAAAGCCGAAATTTTACATGGTAAAATTTCGGCTTTTAGCTATTTGCTTAAAACAATTTATCCAAACAAATCTGAACTCAAATATCGATCTCCCCGATCACAAGTAATGCAAACAATGACACCAGAATCAAGCCTTTCAGCCAATTTCACCGCAGCATGTAAAGCTCCTCCACTACTCATTCCAGCCAGAATACCTTCTTCTTTGGCCATCCTTCTTGTCATCTGAGTTGCTTCCTCTTGACTTACATCAATGATCTGATCCACTCTTGAAGATTCATAAATCTTAGGTAAAAACTCTGGAGACCACCTTCTTATGCCCGGAATACTCGATCCATCTGTAGGTTGGGTTCCTACAATTTGAACTGAAGGCTTTTGCTCTTTCAAATACCTTGACACCCCCATAATGGTACCTGTAGTTCCCATTGCAGAAACAAAATGGGTAATTTCACCATTTGTATCTCTGAGAATTTCTGGACCTGTCCCTTCATAATGTGCTTTGTAATTATCTGGATTGGCAAATTGATTCAGGATATAGTAACCTTCATTTTCAGCCATTTCTTCAGCCAAAGTACGAGAATATTCAATGGTTTTAGCAGCAGGGGTTAGGATCACCTTTGCGCCGTAGGCCTCCATAGAAACCACTCTTTCTTTTGTGGAGTTATCAGGCATGATTAAAGTCATGTCCACTCCCAACACCTTGGCAATCATAGCCAGTGCAATCCCCGTATTCCCACTGGTAGCCTCTACCAACTTATCTCCAGGCTTAACATCACCTCGATCCAAGGCACTTTTTATCATACTAAATGCAGCCCGGTCTTTCACACTTCCCCCTGGATTTTGCCCC harbors:
- the cysM gene encoding cysteine synthase CysM — encoded protein: MKLFELIGNTPLVELEHIPTNPKVKIFCKLEGQNPGGSVKDRAAFSMIKSALDRGDVKPGDKLVEATSGNTGIALAMIAKVLGVDMTLIMPDNSTKERVVSMEAYGAKVILTPAAKTIEYSRTLAEEMAENEGYYILNQFANPDNYKAHYEGTGPEILRDTNGEITHFVSAMGTTGTIMGVSRYLKEQKPSVQIVGTQPTDGSSIPGIRRWSPEFLPKIYESSRVDQIIDVSQEEATQMTRRMAKEEGILAGMSSGGALHAAVKLAERLDSGVIVCITCDRGDRYLSSDLFG